One genomic region from Listeria monocytogenes encodes:
- a CDS encoding Na/Pi cotransporter family protein produces the protein MGDINIQQMIFQFIGGLGIFLFGIKYMGDGLQMAAGDRLRDILDKYTTNPFMGVLAGILVTVLIQSSSGTTVLTVGLVSAGFMTLKQAIGVIMGANIGTTVTAFIIGIKLSEYSLPIIAVGAVLLFFFKNHKVKNIGQVFFGFGALFYGLDLMGQGMKPLAGMESFHELTAQMSTNPFLGLLIGTIFTAVVQSSSATIGILQELYGQGAIDLQAALPVLFGDNIGTTITAVLAAIGASVAAKRAAATHVIFNLIGAIIFMLILPLFTSLVAYLQGLFGLNPEMTIAVAHGTFNITNTFIQFWFIGAFAWLVTKLIPGDDSRIDYKTKHLDTNLIDQSPGIALEMAREETLRMADYAKFGLQEARQYLVNRDSKHAESTVQVEEAVNNLDRKITEYLTKISSVALTNNETEEHALMLDTVRDIERVGDHMENIVENIDQLIKNKAKMSEEASEQLIEMFELTTANFERAVKSMHKKDRALAEETILVEKDIDKAERRLRKNHIRRLNEGKCQVVSGILYIDIVSDLERIGDHANNIAESVLELNE, from the coding sequence ATGGGAGACATAAATATTCAGCAGATGATTTTTCAATTTATCGGAGGACTTGGAATTTTTCTTTTCGGTATAAAATATATGGGAGACGGACTGCAAATGGCAGCTGGCGACAGACTCCGCGATATTTTAGATAAGTACACAACGAATCCTTTTATGGGTGTACTTGCCGGGATTTTAGTTACCGTATTAATTCAAAGTAGCTCGGGTACGACTGTTTTGACGGTCGGATTAGTAAGTGCCGGATTTATGACGTTAAAACAGGCAATTGGTGTTATCATGGGGGCGAACATCGGAACAACCGTTACCGCCTTTATTATTGGGATTAAGCTATCCGAATACTCTTTACCAATAATTGCTGTTGGTGCAGTACTTTTATTCTTCTTTAAAAATCATAAAGTGAAAAATATTGGCCAAGTATTCTTTGGATTTGGTGCCTTATTTTATGGACTAGATTTGATGGGGCAAGGGATGAAACCTCTTGCTGGAATGGAATCTTTCCATGAATTAACTGCACAAATGAGTACGAATCCATTCTTAGGTTTGCTAATCGGAACAATCTTCACGGCAGTTGTACAGTCATCGAGTGCGACTATCGGGATTTTACAAGAATTATATGGGCAAGGTGCAATTGATCTTCAAGCCGCCTTACCGGTTCTATTCGGTGACAATATCGGAACAACCATCACAGCTGTTCTTGCAGCGATTGGTGCGAGTGTTGCCGCGAAACGTGCAGCAGCGACACATGTTATCTTTAACTTAATCGGTGCAATCATTTTCATGCTGATACTTCCGCTATTCACTTCTCTGGTTGCCTACCTGCAAGGACTGTTTGGACTAAACCCAGAAATGACGATTGCGGTTGCGCACGGGACGTTTAATATTACGAATACCTTTATTCAATTCTGGTTTATCGGTGCATTTGCATGGCTTGTTACGAAGCTTATTCCTGGCGACGACTCGCGAATTGACTATAAAACAAAACATTTAGATACCAATTTAATCGATCAATCTCCGGGTATTGCACTGGAAATGGCTCGTGAGGAAACGCTTCGTATGGCAGATTACGCGAAATTTGGTTTGCAAGAAGCGAGACAATACCTTGTGAACCGGGACTCAAAGCATGCGGAATCCACTGTTCAAGTAGAAGAAGCCGTAAATAATTTAGACCGAAAAATCACCGAGTACTTAACGAAAATTTCTTCTGTTGCCTTAACAAACAATGAGACAGAAGAACATGCGCTAATGCTTGATACCGTTCGTGATATTGAACGCGTCGGTGATCACATGGAAAACATCGTAGAAAACATCGATCAACTAATTAAAAATAAAGCGAAAATGTCAGAAGAAGCTTCCGAGCAACTCATTGAAATGTTTGAGCTGACAACCGCGAACTTTGAACGAGCAGTGAAATCCATGCATAAAAAAGATCGCGCACTCGCAGAAGAAACTATTTTAGTAGAAAAAGATATTGATAAAGCAGAACGCAGACTACGTAAAAATCATATTCGTCGCTTAAACGAAGGCAAATGCCAAGTTGTTAGCGGAATTTTATACATTGATATCGTCAGTGATTTAGAGCGAATTGGTGACCATGCAAACAATATTGCTGAATCTGTTTTAGAATTAAACGAATAA